From Seriola aureovittata isolate HTS-2021-v1 ecotype China chromosome 16, ASM2101889v1, whole genome shotgun sequence, one genomic window encodes:
- the ndrg1a gene encoding protein NDRG1a isoform X1, translating to MDEIQVVESKPLLVDRELPGLREAVQQLVIKEHDVETPHGRIHCTMKGVPKGDRPVILTFHDIGLNHKTCWNTLFNHEDMSEIMQHFSVCHVDAPGQHEGANTFSTGYEYPSMDQLSETLPLVLKHFGLKSVIGMGIGAGAYILTRFALDYPNMVEGLLLININPCAEGWMDWAAHKISGWTHAMPDMIISHLFGKEEIHNNHDLIATYRHHVMNDMNQFNLHLFVKSYESRRDLEVERPVPGSNVRTLKCPSLLVVGDSSPAVEAVVECNTKLDPTKTTLLKMADCGGMPQVDQPGKLTEAFKYFIQGMGYMPSASMTRLVRSRTASGSSVTSFDGNRSRSHTSEGNRSRSHTNEGSRSRSHTVENQRGRSHTGGSMDGTANSNVDQAVPKSTEVSC from the exons ATGGATGAGATCCAGGTTGTTGAGTCCAAACCCCTGCTGGTTGACAGGGAACTGCCG GGCCTGAGAGAGGCTGTACAGCAGCTTGTTATCAAG GAGCACGATGTGGAGACTCCTCATGGAAGAATCCACTGTACAATGAAGGGGGTTCCCAAGGGAGACAGACCTGTCATCCTCACCTTCCATGACATCGGACTGAACC ACAAAACCTGCTGGAACACGCTCTTCAACCATGAGGACATGTCGGAGATCATGCAGCACTTTTCTGTGTGTCACGTTGATGCCCCCGGACAGCACGAGGGAGCTAACACCTTTTCCACTGG ataTGAGTATCCCTCTATGGACCAACTCTCTGAGACACTCCCACTGGTGCTGAAGCACTTTGG gctgaagAGTGTTATTGGAATGGGCATTGGAGCCGGGGCTTACATTCTGACCAGATTCGCT ctggACTACCCGAACATGGTAGAGGGCCTGTTGCTCATCAACATCAACCCGTGTGCTGAGGGATGGATGGACTGGGCTgcacacaag ATCAGCGGCTGGACCCACGCCATGCCTGACATGATCATCTCCCACCTCTTTGGAAAG GAGGAGATCCACAACAACCATGACTTGATTGCGACATACCGCCACCACGTCATGAACGACATGAACCAGTTTAATCTGCATCTCTTTGTCAAGTCCTACGAAAG TCGGAGGGATCTGGAGGTTGAGAGGCCGGTCCCAGGAAGCAATGTCAGAACCCTCAA GTGCCCTTCTCTGCTGGTGGTTGGCGATAGCTCTCCTGCTGTGGAGGCTGTG GTTGAGTGCAACACCAAGCTGGACCCAACAAAGACAACCCTGCTTAAG atGGCTGACTGCGGTGGCATGCCCCAGGTTGACCag cctgGAAAACTGACAGAAGCTTTCAAGTACTTCATTCAGGGCATGGGATACA tgcCATCTGCCAGCATGACCCGCCTGGTCCGCTCCCGCACCGCCTCCGGCTCCAGCGTCACCTCCTTCGACGGCAACCGCTCCCGCTCCCACACCAGCGAGGGAAACCGCTCCCGCTCACACACCAACGAGGGCAGCCGCAGCCGCAGCCACACTGTCGAGAACCAGCGCGGCCGCTCCCACACAGGCGGCTCCATGGACGGCACAGCCAACAGCAACGTGGACCAGGCTGTGCCCAAGTCCACTGAAGTGTCCTGTTAA
- the ndrg1a gene encoding protein NDRG1a isoform X2 produces the protein MVLEDSDVEMIVAEIEVSEHDVETPHGRIHCTMKGVPKGDRPVILTFHDIGLNHKTCWNTLFNHEDMSEIMQHFSVCHVDAPGQHEGANTFSTGYEYPSMDQLSETLPLVLKHFGLKSVIGMGIGAGAYILTRFALDYPNMVEGLLLININPCAEGWMDWAAHKISGWTHAMPDMIISHLFGKEEIHNNHDLIATYRHHVMNDMNQFNLHLFVKSYESRRDLEVERPVPGSNVRTLKCPSLLVVGDSSPAVEAVVECNTKLDPTKTTLLKMADCGGMPQVDQPGKLTEAFKYFIQGMGYMPSASMTRLVRSRTASGSSVTSFDGNRSRSHTSEGNRSRSHTNEGSRSRSHTVENQRGRSHTGGSMDGTANSNVDQAVPKSTEVSC, from the exons ATGGTTCTGGAGGATTCTGATGTGGAAATGATTGTCGCTGAGATTGAAGTCAGC GAGCACGATGTGGAGACTCCTCATGGAAGAATCCACTGTACAATGAAGGGGGTTCCCAAGGGAGACAGACCTGTCATCCTCACCTTCCATGACATCGGACTGAACC ACAAAACCTGCTGGAACACGCTCTTCAACCATGAGGACATGTCGGAGATCATGCAGCACTTTTCTGTGTGTCACGTTGATGCCCCCGGACAGCACGAGGGAGCTAACACCTTTTCCACTGG ataTGAGTATCCCTCTATGGACCAACTCTCTGAGACACTCCCACTGGTGCTGAAGCACTTTGG gctgaagAGTGTTATTGGAATGGGCATTGGAGCCGGGGCTTACATTCTGACCAGATTCGCT ctggACTACCCGAACATGGTAGAGGGCCTGTTGCTCATCAACATCAACCCGTGTGCTGAGGGATGGATGGACTGGGCTgcacacaag ATCAGCGGCTGGACCCACGCCATGCCTGACATGATCATCTCCCACCTCTTTGGAAAG GAGGAGATCCACAACAACCATGACTTGATTGCGACATACCGCCACCACGTCATGAACGACATGAACCAGTTTAATCTGCATCTCTTTGTCAAGTCCTACGAAAG TCGGAGGGATCTGGAGGTTGAGAGGCCGGTCCCAGGAAGCAATGTCAGAACCCTCAA GTGCCCTTCTCTGCTGGTGGTTGGCGATAGCTCTCCTGCTGTGGAGGCTGTG GTTGAGTGCAACACCAAGCTGGACCCAACAAAGACAACCCTGCTTAAG atGGCTGACTGCGGTGGCATGCCCCAGGTTGACCag cctgGAAAACTGACAGAAGCTTTCAAGTACTTCATTCAGGGCATGGGATACA tgcCATCTGCCAGCATGACCCGCCTGGTCCGCTCCCGCACCGCCTCCGGCTCCAGCGTCACCTCCTTCGACGGCAACCGCTCCCGCTCCCACACCAGCGAGGGAAACCGCTCCCGCTCACACACCAACGAGGGCAGCCGCAGCCGCAGCCACACTGTCGAGAACCAGCGCGGCCGCTCCCACACAGGCGGCTCCATGGACGGCACAGCCAACAGCAACGTGGACCAGGCTGTGCCCAAGTCCACTGAAGTGTCCTGTTAA
- the si:rp71-45k5.2 gene encoding forkhead box protein H1: protein MQNRTEKFGAQLHQRGLFRKSATYLAKIAVVLQHAPGKMLTFTQLMDRLAPLICEERKSVENNIRVCLSTHSCFVKIPVNTDSLDSKRNYWKLDSSQITAKMVRRHFKGILQLFPELASKVQTENRSRPSEHCSALRSPEPAACKAVQVRCEVKFSSPFSIESLLKRDSPSARPSGASPLSSVPVRAEQQPQPAHTRVVTKRSLRWDSEEPLLLQASSGSSSICSTGGSTHHGLTANGAAKPIKRMHVNTEPSLPVYTRAAPYFTSPHSSYITYSLPAFTHDALRFRL from the exons ATGCAGAACAGGACTGAGAAGTTTGGAGCTCAGCTGCATCAGCGAGGTCTGTTCAGGAAGAGCGCCACATACCTGGCCAAGATCGCTGTCGTCCTCCAACACGCTCCAGGCAAGATGCTCACTTTTACTCAG CTGATGGACAGGCTGGCACCACTCAtctgtgaagaaagaaaatctgtAGAGAACAACATCAGAGTGTGTTTATCAACCCACTCATGTTTTGTCAAG attCCAGTGAACACAGATTCGCTGGACAGTAAGAGGAACTACTGGAAACTGGACTCCAGTCAGATCACAGCAAAGATGGTGCGTCGTCACTTTAAAGGAATCCtgcagctcttccctgagttGGCCTCCAAAGTGCAAACAGAGAACAGGAGCAGACCATCAGAGCACTGCTCAGCTCTCCGCTCTCCTGAACCTGCAGCCTGCAAAGCTGTTCAGGTCAGATGTGAGGTGAAGTTCAGCAGTCCTTTCTCCATCGAATCCCTCCTGAAGAGAGACAGCCCCTCAGCTCGGCCCTCCGGAGCTTCTCCTCTGTCCAGTGTGCCGGTCAGAGCggagcagcagcctcagccCGCACACACACGAGTCGTGACAAAGAGGAGTCTCAGGTGGGACTCTGAGGAGCCTCTTCTCCTTCAGGCTTCATCTGGAAGTTCCTCCATCTGCTCAACAGGGGGCAGCACACACCATGGACTCACTGCGAATGGAGCTGCTAAGCCCATCAAGAGGATGCATGTGAACACAGAGCCCTCACTCCCTGTCTACACCAGAGCTGCTCCTTATTTCACCAGCCCACACAGCAGTTACATCACTTACTCTTTACCAGCATTTACCCATGATGCTCTCCGGTTTcgtttgtga